The following coding sequences lie in one Lolium perenne isolate Kyuss_39 chromosome 2, Kyuss_2.0, whole genome shotgun sequence genomic window:
- the LOC127334133 gene encoding uncharacterized protein, which translates to MDGKKKAAAAANGSSSIVDDLFGPKDGAASPSSAGYFSTVFPNPSPAAGKDASRRAAGAVGSKSSSAGRQLQQSTKHGGSPESPYYGSSSVNYGARDFYPAAESQRQYPAGAAAPPPKNKDDGDASAATRGDWWQGSLYY; encoded by the exons ATGGACGGGAAGAAGAAGGCTGCCGCTGCTGCCAACGGGAGCTCCTCTATCGTCGACGACCTCTTCGGCCCCAAGGACGGCGCCGCCTCCCCCTCCTCCGCCGGCTACTTCAGCACCGTCTTCCCAAACCCATCACCC GCGGCCGGAAAAGATGCTTCACGTCGAGCAGCAGGAGCAGTTGGGAGTAAATCATCGTCGGCAGGGCGGCAGCTACAGCAGTCGACCAAGCACGGTGGTTCACCGGAGTCGCCTTACTACGGCTCCTCCTCCGTCAACTACGGCGCCCGGGACTTCTATCCGGCCGCTGAATCTCAGCGGCAGTATCCGGCCGGCGCTGCCGCCCCGCCGCCCAAGAACAAGGACGACGGTGACGCCTCGGCAGCCACCCGGGGTGACTGGTGGCAAG GTTCCCTCTACTACTAG